One Euphorbia lathyris chromosome 1, ddEupLath1.1, whole genome shotgun sequence DNA segment encodes these proteins:
- the LOC136226493 gene encoding protein EXORDIUM-like 3, with translation MTPAPPLPVLLLAVFSLLSAAPVFAWRPWPHLTPNSSDLLFDGSKKYEGSSEFVHLRYHMGPVLTANITVHTIWYGNWKKSQKKIIREFITSITGPPSRHPSVSGWWKTVQLYTDQTGANISRTVLLGEEKNDRFYSHGKSLTRLSIQSVIKSSVTARTKPLPINPKSGLYLLLTSDDVYVEDFCGQVCGFHYFTFPSIVGYTLPYAWVGNSAKLCPGVCAYPFAVPKFIPGLKAKKAPNGDVGVDGMISVIGHEIAELASNPLVNAWYAGQDPTAPVEIADLCEGIYGTGGGGSYTGQLMEGHDGATYNMKGIRRRYLVQWIWNHVVSYCTGPNALDM, from the coding sequence ATGACTCCAGCACCTCCACTCCCGGTGCTACTCCTCGCCGTCTTCTCCCTCCTCTCCGCCGCCCCCGTCTTCGCGTGGCGACCATGGCCCCACCTTACACCTAACTCCTCCGATCTTCTCTTCGATGGCTCCAAAAAGTACGAAGGCTCATCGGAGTTCGTCCACTTGCGTTACCACATGGGCCCAGTCCTCACCGCCAACATTACCGTACACACTATCTGGTACGGCAACTGGAAAAAATCTCAAAAGAAGATTATCCGCGAGTTCATTACTTCAATCACCGGTCCTCCGTCCAGACATCCATCCGTCTCCGGCTGGTGGAAAACAGTCCAGCTTTACACCGATCAAACCGGCGCGAATATCTCGCGTACGGTATTACTCGGGGAGGAGAAAAACGATCGTTTTTACTCCCACGGGAAATCGCTGACGAGGCTTTCGATACAGTCCGTGATTAAAAGCTCCGTCACGGCAAGAACGAAGCCGTTACCAATAAATCCGAAAAGCGGTTTATATCTGTTGCTGACGTCCGATGACGTGTACGTAGAGGATTTCTGCGGCCAGGTATGTGGGTTCCACTATTTCACATTTCCGTCGATCGTGGGGTACACGCTCCCTTACGCGTGGGTGGGGAATAGCGCGAAATTGTGCCCGGGAGTGTGCGCGTACCCGTTCGCCGTACCGAAATTCATCCCGGGGCTGAAAGCGAAGAAGGCACCAAACGGCGACGTAGGAGTAGACGGAATGATAAGCGTGATAGGGCATGAGATAGCTGAGCTGGCATCGAATCCGTTAGTAAATGCATGGTACGCCGGGCAAGACCCAACAGCGCCGGTGGAGATAGCGGATTTGTGCGAGGGAATATACGGGACGGGTGGCGGTGGGTCATACACGGGTCAGTTAATGGAGGGACATGATGGTGCCACGTATAATATGAAGGGAATCCGACGGAGGTACTTGGTTCAGTGGATATGGAACCATGTGGTGAGCTATTGCACTGGGCCTAATGCGCTTGATATGTAA